A genomic stretch from Thermonema lapsum includes:
- a CDS encoding universal stress protein, protein MAKLRFLVATDFSAVAQNALRYALELAKFLRAEVSVLHVWHVPVAALSEGMAFDPMTIDELQETARQKMEQEVKRMCAEYPTVNTSFVVWRGFVVEAVKDFVLEQPHDLLIVGTRSGSALERWLGSVTTALIEEIQDMPVLAVPPDASFHGIFHIAFATDCRSVDINKAGMRLIKYIAERFDASIHIIHVKKAEKALEPEKEEVLLSLDRYFQKYRHDYHLEEAASPEDAIESYVLAHNIDWLVMIPHQQSVFKRLFDKSHTRRMLFKTRVPLLSIHA, encoded by the coding sequence ATGGCAAAGCTACGATTTTTAGTTGCAACAGATTTTTCTGCCGTAGCACAGAACGCCCTGCGCTATGCCTTGGAGCTGGCTAAGTTCTTGCGGGCAGAGGTGAGTGTGCTCCATGTTTGGCATGTGCCAGTGGCGGCATTGAGCGAGGGCATGGCTTTTGACCCGATGACCATAGACGAGCTGCAAGAAACAGCCCGGCAGAAAATGGAGCAAGAGGTGAAACGTATGTGTGCTGAATATCCGACAGTCAATACATCTTTCGTTGTGTGGCGTGGCTTTGTGGTAGAGGCAGTCAAAGACTTTGTTTTGGAACAACCCCACGACCTCTTGATTGTAGGCACGCGCAGCGGCAGTGCTTTAGAGCGCTGGCTGGGAAGCGTAACCACCGCTCTCATCGAAGAAATTCAAGACATGCCGGTCTTGGCTGTTCCGCCTGATGCCTCTTTCCATGGTATTTTTCATATCGCCTTTGCCACGGATTGTCGTTCAGTGGATATCAACAAAGCAGGCATGCGGCTGATAAAATACATAGCTGAGCGTTTCGACGCCTCTATTCACATCATTCACGTAAAAAAAGCCGAAAAAGCACTGGAACCCGAAAAGGAGGAGGTACTCTTGTCGTTGGACCGTTACTTTCAGAAGTACCGCCACGACTACCATTTAGAAGAAGCAGCGTCGCCCGAAGACGCTATCGAAAGTTATGTGCTGGCACATAATATAGACTGGCTGGTGATGATTCCGCATCAACAATCTGTGTTTAAACGCTTATTCGATAAAAGTCATACGCGTCGGATGCTCTTCAAAACACGCGTGCCTTTACTGAGCATTCATGCGTAG